One part of the Lotus japonicus ecotype B-129 chromosome 2, LjGifu_v1.2 genome encodes these proteins:
- the LOC130739570 gene encoding uncharacterized protein LOC130739570, producing MEQRRRWHDLFWLGLFVIQLIGVGFVLVVLGLNRFKKKDRLDIDKYTYRFMENQPGLTEDYWPLYAVAGGVGTALGWSWLLLLGSRAIQMMKVSVHILTTYLAVISVLCFWAAQFFWGVAFAVGAALQFLYVISVIDRLPFTMLVLQKAAKIVWNLPEVMRVAYAFMLAVLLWMALWSFGAAGVVASSMGDGGRWWLLVVLSVSLFWTGAVLCNTVHVIVSGTVVLVSIHGGSEVASMPTNSVLKSLQYALTTSFGSICYGSLFTAAIRTLRWEIRGIRSKIGNNECLLCCVDFLFHLVETLVRFFNKYAYVQIGVYGKSFNHSARDAWELFQSTGVEAIVAYDCSGAVLLMGTICSGLITGTCSGVWAWIKWRDRALMIGSTSMLMGMILVGVAMVLVESAVTSIYICYAEDPLLIQKWDPDFFNQISETLHQRLKYRSSRGKKVLTHNLLEGRTLENASM from the exons ATGGAGCAGCGACGGCGTTGGCACGACCTTTTCTGGTTAGGACTATTTGTGATCCAATTGATTGGTGTGGGTTTTGTTCTTGTGGTTCTAGGCCTCAACAGGTTCAAGAAGAAGGATAGGCTTGACATTGATAAGTACACCTACCGGTTCATGGAGAATCAGCCCGGGTTGACTGAGGATTACTGGCCGCTGTACGCGGTTGCTGGTGGTGTTGGGACTGCTCTTGGATGGAGCTGGTTGTTGCTGTTAGGCTCACGCGCCATCCAGATGATGAAGGTGTCGGTGCACATCCTCACCACTTATCTTGCAGTGATCAGTGTTTTGTGTTTCTGGGCTGCACAGTTTTTCTGGGGTGTTGCTtttgctgttggagcagctctGCAGTTCTTGTATGTAATATCTGTCATAGACAG aCTTCCATTTACAATGTTGGTTCTGCAAAAGGCCGCCAAGATAGTATGGAATCTTCCTGAGGTTATGAGAGTGGCATACGCATTCATGCTGGCTGTGCTTTTATGGATGGCCTTATGGTCATTTGGAGCTGCTGGTGTTGTGGCTTCAAGCATGGGTGACGGCGGACGCTGGTGGCTTCTTGTG GTCCTCTCTGTAAGCTTATTTTGGACAGGCGCTGTACTTTGTAATACTGTACATGTCATAGTGTCTGGGACGGTGGTTCTTGTTAGTATCCATGGTGGTAGCGAGGTCGCATCAATGCCCACGAACTCCGTATTGAAATCTTTACAATATGCTTTAACAACATCTTTTGGGAGCATTTGTTATGGCTCATTATTCACAGCTGCTATTAGGACTCTGCGATGGGAG ATAAGAGGAATCCGGTCAAAGATAGGCAACAATGAGTGTTTGCTTTGTTGTGTCGATTTCCTTTTCCATCTTGTGGAGACTCTTGTCCGTTTCTTTAACAAGTATGCTTATGTCCAG ATTGGTGTTTATGGTAAAAGCTTTAACCATTCTGCTAGAGATGCTTGGGAGCTATTCCAGTCAACTGGAGTTGAAGCAATTGTGGCCTATGACTGTTCAGGTGCTGTGCTGTTAATGGGAACCATTTGCAGTGGGCTGATAACTGGAACTTGCTCTGGTGTTTGGGCATGGATTAAATGGAGAGACAGAGCTCTTATGATTGGATCTACATCTATGCTCATGGGGATGATATTG GTTGGAGTGGCTATGGTATTGGTGGAAAGTGCGGTTACATCCATATATATCTGCTATGCAGAAGACCCTTTATTGATTCAGAAATGGGACCCTGACTTCTTCAACCAGATTTCTGAGACACTGCACCAGAGACTTAAGTATAGGAGTTCTCGCGGAAAGAAAGTTTTAACCCACAATCTACTTGAAGGCCGCACACTAGAAAACGCCTCTATGTGA